From the genome of Haloferax mediterranei ATCC 33500, one region includes:
- a CDS encoding FKBP-type peptidyl-prolyl cis-trans isomerase: protein MTIETGDTVSLEYVGRLTDGTTFDTSRQDVAEEEGLAEAQPDRDYEPLAVEVGAGTVIEGLDEGLVGMEVGDEESIEIPPEKAYGEPRDDLVQEHDPEQLREVLGGEPEEGMYVQTQQGGLGEIVHADDDVVRIDFNHELAGETLVFDIEILDAN from the coding sequence ATGACGATTGAAACTGGCGACACGGTCTCACTCGAATACGTTGGCCGACTCACTGACGGAACGACTTTCGACACATCGCGACAGGATGTCGCCGAAGAAGAGGGGCTTGCGGAGGCACAGCCGGACCGCGACTACGAACCGCTCGCCGTCGAAGTCGGCGCGGGGACGGTCATCGAAGGTCTCGACGAGGGTCTCGTCGGCATGGAAGTCGGCGACGAAGAGAGCATCGAGATTCCGCCGGAGAAGGCATACGGCGAGCCGCGAGACGACCTCGTTCAGGAACACGACCCTGAACAGCTCCGCGAGGTTCTCGGTGGCGAACCGGAAGAAGGCATGTACGTCCAGACGCAACAGGGCGGTCTCGGCGAAATCGTTCACGCCGACGACGATGTGGTCCGAATCGACTTCAACCACGAACTCGCCGGCGAGACGCTGGTGTTCGACATCGAAATTCTCGACGCGAACTAA
- a CDS encoding DUF7118 family protein: MMDGESREADPVESLQAAASTLSRRRAQIDEIGFGEVRTLSEAYHDVAAILDRHEEKATDQDDFQGYVEFRDALSNRLEAVPADVRHGDAFIEANETLTTRVTSSLSSSDFERARDQLRPAREEAELLDSLEEAEESYRRARHALKDRESEVKSRIDRLERVKELGEADIDAPVHELRDLIESYNDAVEAAFEQFIREKSAREVLTWLETAESYPLAETPAPPERLCEFLETAAIGDESVATLVEYAGYSRSKLDHYVDDPKTFSAAVGTNKRFLETLDADPLTVSWPPAPASTLRWRTKELVAVVSRFADDDVVAHARKVHELTHGREYERLRDAAVAREELTEDQRDRLRRGAVSDELETLRDEYDRIVSCLDEHPPLDD; the protein is encoded by the coding sequence ATGATGGACGGCGAATCGCGCGAAGCCGACCCCGTCGAATCACTGCAGGCGGCGGCCAGCACGCTCTCCAGGCGACGAGCACAGATAGACGAGATTGGCTTCGGCGAAGTTCGAACGCTCTCCGAGGCGTACCACGACGTCGCAGCGATTCTCGACCGACACGAAGAGAAGGCGACCGACCAGGACGACTTCCAGGGCTACGTCGAATTTCGGGATGCCCTGTCGAACCGACTCGAAGCGGTCCCTGCGGACGTTCGCCACGGAGATGCATTCATCGAGGCCAACGAAACGCTCACCACGCGCGTTACCTCGTCGCTGTCGTCGTCGGACTTCGAACGTGCCAGAGACCAACTTCGACCGGCCCGAGAAGAGGCGGAACTTCTCGATTCGCTTGAAGAAGCGGAAGAATCGTACCGGCGTGCGCGTCATGCCCTCAAAGACCGTGAATCCGAGGTCAAATCCCGAATCGACCGACTCGAACGCGTGAAAGAACTCGGGGAGGCCGACATCGATGCACCCGTTCACGAGCTTCGAGACCTAATCGAATCGTACAACGACGCGGTCGAAGCTGCGTTCGAGCAGTTCATCAGGGAGAAGTCCGCCCGTGAGGTGCTCACGTGGCTAGAGACCGCAGAATCGTACCCGCTCGCCGAAACACCAGCGCCCCCAGAACGACTGTGTGAGTTCCTCGAAACAGCCGCCATCGGTGACGAATCGGTGGCGACGCTCGTGGAGTACGCGGGCTACTCGCGGTCGAAACTCGACCACTACGTCGACGACCCGAAAACGTTCTCGGCGGCAGTCGGGACGAACAAACGGTTCCTCGAAACACTCGACGCAGACCCGCTTACCGTATCGTGGCCGCCAGCGCCTGCGTCCACGCTTCGATGGCGGACGAAAGAACTCGTCGCCGTCGTGAGTCGGTTCGCCGACGACGACGTGGTCGCTCACGCTCGCAAGGTGCACGAACTAACGCACGGGCGGGAGTACGAACGACTTCGGGACGCAGCGGTTGCCCGGGAAGAACTCACAGAAGACCAGCGCGACCGACTCCGACGCGGTGCAGTCTCGGACGAACTGGAGACGCTACGAGACGAGTACGACCGTATCGTCTCGTGTCTCGACGAGCATCCGCCGCTGGACGACTGA
- a CDS encoding universal stress protein, with the protein MYEKILLPVDESTATSAVLYHASELAHWDDAEIQLLFVADTTRDSVTVVSNDVVDALEREGESVVEEAAETLDTLGVEYGTDVVQGNPAPTIVEYAAEYDYDLIVMPTHGRQGLSRQLHGSVTEKVVRLSDLPVLTARMDPDDELTFPYERILIPTDGSRSSKRATTHGLQLAAALDAAVHILSVVDDSALGFDVRSMLSGEESEQGANEAIGSVVSEATDLGITKVVERIEHGTPSDEIRAYVEDNDIHAVVMGTTGRSGVDRILLGSVAEQTVRTAPVPVITLSPGE; encoded by the coding sequence ATGTACGAAAAAATCCTCCTTCCCGTCGACGAGAGCACCGCGACGAGCGCGGTTCTCTATCACGCCAGTGAACTCGCACACTGGGATGATGCGGAGATACAACTGTTGTTCGTGGCGGATACGACCCGCGACAGCGTCACGGTCGTGAGTAACGACGTGGTCGACGCACTCGAACGCGAAGGCGAAAGCGTCGTCGAGGAAGCGGCCGAGACGCTCGACACACTCGGCGTCGAATACGGGACCGACGTCGTTCAGGGGAACCCCGCGCCGACCATCGTCGAATACGCGGCGGAGTACGACTACGACCTTATCGTGATGCCCACACACGGCCGACAGGGACTTTCGCGACAGCTCCACGGCAGCGTCACGGAGAAAGTCGTCCGCCTATCCGACCTGCCCGTTCTCACCGCTCGCATGGACCCCGACGACGAACTCACGTTCCCGTACGAACGAATCCTTATTCCGACCGACGGCAGTCGGTCGTCGAAGCGCGCGACCACCCACGGTCTCCAACTCGCGGCGGCGCTCGATGCAGCCGTCCACATCCTCTCGGTCGTCGACGACTCCGCACTCGGATTCGACGTTCGCTCGATGCTTTCGGGCGAAGAAAGCGAGCAGGGAGCGAACGAAGCGATTGGGTCTGTCGTCTCGGAGGCGACCGACCTCGGCATCACGAAAGTCGTCGAACGCATCGAGCACGGAACGCCGAGCGACGAAATTCGCGCCTACGTCGAGGACAACGACATCCACGCCGTCGTGATGGGGACGACCGGGAGAAGCGGTGTCGACCGGATTCTCCTCGGAAGCGTCGCCGAGCAAACGGTTCGCACCGCTCCAGTACCCGTGATTACGTTGTCTCCGGGTGAGTGA
- a CDS encoding cob(I)yrinic acid a,c-diamide adenosyltransferase translates to MTDNTNADGSKDTDSTTNTTPESVRTNTPGRGIRPDARTIEPDAPDEFGLVQVWWGDGKGKTTAAMGMGFRAAGHGYRVHMLQFLKGGADSVEAVRGEYNAIAAMPGFSFENLGHYGWAGMADGSEDEDHAEQVAAGLERARELVDAAADADLTSPLDLDGTPEDGVHFLIFDEILYAVAMGLLDESDVLDLIDRKPDHLELVLTGSHDEPTYLHDAADLVTNVRKVKHPIDSGQRARKGTEY, encoded by the coding sequence ATGACTGACAACACAAACGCAGACGGCTCCAAAGATACAGACAGTACCACGAACACGACCCCCGAATCGGTCCGGACAAACACGCCGGGTCGCGGCATCCGACCCGACGCGAGAACCATCGAACCCGACGCGCCCGACGAGTTCGGACTCGTGCAGGTCTGGTGGGGAGACGGAAAAGGGAAGACGACCGCCGCGATGGGGATGGGCTTTCGTGCCGCCGGACATGGCTACCGGGTTCACATGCTCCAGTTCTTGAAAGGCGGTGCCGACTCCGTCGAAGCAGTTCGTGGCGAGTACAATGCGATTGCAGCAATGCCGGGCTTTTCGTTCGAAAATCTCGGCCACTACGGGTGGGCCGGAATGGCGGACGGCAGCGAGGACGAGGACCACGCCGAGCAGGTTGCCGCGGGGCTCGAACGCGCGCGCGAACTCGTCGACGCCGCGGCCGACGCCGACCTCACCTCGCCGCTCGACCTCGACGGTACACCGGAAGACGGCGTCCACTTCCTCATCTTCGACGAAATTCTCTACGCCGTTGCGATGGGGCTTCTGGACGAGTCCGACGTACTCGACCTCATCGACCGAAAGCCCGACCATCTCGAACTCGTGTTGACCGGGAGCCACGACGAACCGACGTACCTCCACGATGCTGCGGACCTCGTAACGAACGTTCGGAAGGTGAAACATCCCATCGACTCGGGCCAACGCGCCAGAAAAGGGACCGAATACTGA
- a CDS encoding phosphate uptake regulator PhoU, giving the protein METRKIQQVSNGTFTVSLPRDWADGEGITTGTVVGLHTHIDGVLVIQPPECEDESSIQMTVQAGDDGYLEQTLRAAYAAGSNEVVIEANGSFDSDQRQTIRRVARNLVGVTITEESEAHVTVRNALDANEVSIRQSVRQLQFVAVSMHRDATAALTGDAPIDGFGDRDDRADRLFAMVDRHFTRGLDRLDEVDALGETRTELFRLYTAARELERIADHAEQIASVASAVDESLGQPLADEIETVSRIVRDAVESAVYVAFAGEDSKTTRDIFETRDRVCEQLNDIERRVFDGNDSDYRFAHALHSLRRTAEHAGNIAEVGLRTAVRRKAVDEHPPDTCENEPLSDIGDTASSSSPVGTGNSEDDRGGSAVTD; this is encoded by the coding sequence ATGGAGACACGCAAGATTCAGCAGGTCAGCAACGGGACCTTCACCGTCTCGTTACCCAGAGACTGGGCAGACGGTGAGGGGATTACCACCGGGACGGTCGTCGGCTTACACACGCACATCGACGGAGTGCTCGTGATTCAGCCCCCGGAATGCGAGGACGAGTCGTCGATACAGATGACGGTCCAGGCTGGAGACGACGGGTATCTCGAACAGACCCTTCGAGCCGCATACGCCGCCGGGTCGAACGAGGTCGTCATCGAAGCCAACGGGTCGTTCGACAGCGACCAGCGACAGACTATCAGGCGAGTCGCGCGGAATCTCGTCGGCGTGACGATAACTGAAGAATCCGAGGCGCACGTCACGGTACGGAACGCCCTCGACGCAAACGAAGTTTCGATTCGCCAGTCGGTCCGCCAACTCCAGTTCGTCGCGGTGTCGATGCACCGAGACGCGACTGCCGCACTGACTGGTGACGCCCCCATCGATGGCTTCGGTGACCGCGACGACCGCGCTGACCGATTGTTCGCCATGGTCGACCGGCACTTCACCCGCGGACTCGACCGCCTCGACGAGGTTGACGCGCTCGGCGAAACACGGACAGAACTATTCCGACTCTACACCGCAGCGCGGGAGTTAGAGCGCATCGCCGACCACGCCGAGCAAATCGCATCTGTCGCATCAGCGGTCGATGAATCACTTGGCCAACCGCTCGCCGACGAAATCGAAACGGTCTCTCGAATCGTTCGAGACGCGGTCGAATCGGCAGTCTACGTGGCGTTCGCGGGCGAAGATTCCAAGACCACACGAGATATCTTTGAGACGCGCGACCGAGTGTGCGAACAGCTTAACGACATCGAGCGCCGCGTATTCGACGGGAACGACAGCGATTACCGCTTTGCGCACGCCCTCCACAGCCTCCGGCGAACGGCTGAGCACGCCGGAAATATCGCTGAAGTCGGACTCCGGACGGCGGTCCGACGCAAGGCAGTAGACGAACACCCACCGGATACCTGTGAGAACGAACCACTCTCGGACATCGGAGACACAGCTTCGAGTTCGAGTCCCGTGGGAACAGGAAACTCGGAGGACGACCGAGGCGGGTCCGCCGTCACTGACTGA
- the pstB gene encoding phosphate ABC transporter ATP-binding protein PstB, with translation MSETTQTTDDGQQTNDGQQTNDGQQTNDGQHATGQPLEVTSGETREKTREEWVEHEFEGEAKLTVEDLDVYYGDDHALKGVSMEIPENSVTALIGPSGCGKSTFLRCLNRMNDRIKAASIDGSVALDGEEIYQDGVNLVELRKRVGMVFQSPNPFPKSIRDNISYGPRKHGDLDTGMLANLLGRSDDDAVDELVERSLRQAALWDEVRDRLDDNALGLSGGQQQRLCIARALATDPEVLLMDEPASALDPIATSKIEDLVHELAEDYTVVIVTHNMQQAARISDQTAVFLTGGELVEYGDTEQVFEDPESQRVEDYISGKFG, from the coding sequence ATGAGCGAAACCACCCAGACGACGGACGACGGACAGCAGACAAACGACGGACAGCAGACAAACGACGGACAGCAGACAAACGACGGACAGCACGCAACCGGCCAACCGCTCGAAGTCACGAGCGGCGAGACGCGAGAGAAGACCCGAGAGGAGTGGGTCGAACACGAGTTCGAAGGCGAAGCCAAACTCACCGTCGAGGACCTCGACGTGTACTACGGCGACGACCACGCGCTAAAGGGCGTCTCGATGGAGATTCCAGAAAACAGCGTCACGGCGCTTATCGGTCCCTCCGGCTGTGGGAAATCGACGTTCCTCCGGTGTCTCAACCGGATGAACGACCGCATCAAAGCGGCAAGTATCGACGGCTCGGTCGCGCTCGACGGCGAGGAGATTTATCAGGACGGCGTCAACCTCGTCGAACTCCGAAAGCGCGTCGGAATGGTATTTCAGTCGCCGAATCCGTTCCCGAAGAGCATCCGAGACAACATCTCGTACGGGCCGCGGAAACACGGTGACCTCGACACCGGAATGCTTGCAAACCTCCTCGGTCGAAGCGACGACGACGCGGTCGACGAACTCGTCGAGCGCTCGCTTCGACAAGCCGCCCTCTGGGACGAAGTTCGAGACCGACTCGACGACAACGCGCTCGGACTGTCCGGCGGGCAACAACAGCGACTCTGCATCGCCCGTGCGCTGGCGACCGACCCTGAGGTCCTGCTTATGGACGAACCGGCGTCCGCCCTCGACCCCATCGCGACGTCGAAAATAGAGGACCTCGTCCACGAACTCGCCGAGGACTACACGGTCGTCATCGTTACCCACAACATGCAACAGGCCGCACGCATCTCGGACCAGACGGCAGTGTTCCTCACCGGCGGGGAACTCGTCGAATACGGGGATACCGAACAGGTGTTCGAAGACCCAGAGAGCCAGCGCGTCGAAGACTACATCAGCGGAAAGTTCGGATAG
- the pstA gene encoding phosphate ABC transporter permease PstA has protein sequence MAGAVESTLVNEDTSETEAIAAGAVGLAAILFALSLAALFDFVAITDPIAGVPVVVLLGGLLVVLGGAVITFGVGSRLGYVATQPRPSAGVIASAAFALLWFVVGGFVASQTLGLGTVGWFAVALVTGGVAFAGTALPREDLGSTIPAGALALLAGLVFLGGVIDPSWVWSLGWEQQASFKAEFAIPAVTAFCSLLAGWASAKAYGGFGARGRHVGAYVLVYMNALSIITVLFLLVAFTVLKGLPGLFKGLTLGLGAGPETTLFGVTFNLPVSWPFVMNGVALLNDVNGVLPAIVGTIWLVVGAVLFAVPLGVGAAVFITEYAERGRFTQVVEVATNGLWSTPSIVFGLFGLAFLVPRLGNGKSLLAGMLTLGFMLLPLVVITSREAMLAVPDEYRDASAALGVSKWQTVRSIVLPAALPGIVTGIILGVGRIAGETAPILLTMSGSVAPPGSQTVDVIGGFEFTASPPFVDNPELLKATSALPYQLYSLITAGVGQSSNIGNIEQFRWATALILLVVVLSFYAVGIATRYYFRRKLQHE, from the coding sequence ATGGCTGGGGCAGTCGAATCCACCCTCGTCAACGAAGACACGTCGGAAACGGAGGCAATCGCCGCAGGCGCGGTCGGCCTCGCGGCCATCCTGTTCGCCCTCTCACTCGCGGCGCTGTTCGACTTCGTGGCCATCACCGACCCAATCGCCGGAGTTCCGGTGGTCGTGCTCCTCGGCGGTCTACTGGTCGTCCTCGGCGGCGCAGTCATCACGTTCGGCGTCGGCTCCCGACTTGGCTACGTCGCCACGCAACCACGACCAAGTGCCGGAGTAATCGCCTCAGCGGCGTTCGCACTCCTCTGGTTCGTCGTCGGCGGATTCGTCGCGTCGCAGACGCTCGGACTCGGCACAGTCGGTTGGTTTGCAGTTGCACTCGTGACCGGCGGTGTCGCGTTCGCTGGAACCGCACTCCCGAGAGAGGACCTCGGTTCGACGATACCTGCTGGCGCATTGGCACTCCTCGCTGGTCTCGTTTTCCTCGGTGGCGTTATCGACCCATCGTGGGTCTGGAGTCTCGGCTGGGAGCAACAGGCGTCGTTCAAGGCCGAGTTCGCAATTCCGGCCGTGACGGCGTTCTGTTCACTTCTCGCCGGGTGGGCGTCCGCAAAGGCCTACGGTGGATTCGGCGCTCGCGGCCGCCACGTCGGCGCGTACGTGCTCGTCTACATGAACGCGTTGTCCATCATCACGGTGTTGTTCCTCCTCGTCGCCTTCACGGTTCTCAAGGGGCTTCCGGGCCTGTTCAAGGGACTCACGTTGGGTCTCGGGGCTGGTCCCGAGACGACACTCTTTGGCGTGACGTTCAACCTCCCGGTCTCGTGGCCGTTCGTGATGAACGGCGTCGCACTCCTCAACGATGTCAACGGCGTGCTTCCCGCTATCGTCGGAACTATCTGGCTCGTCGTCGGCGCGGTGCTGTTTGCCGTTCCGCTCGGCGTCGGCGCGGCCGTCTTCATCACCGAGTACGCGGAGCGCGGGCGCTTCACGCAGGTGGTCGAAGTCGCCACGAACGGGCTGTGGAGTACGCCGAGCATCGTCTTCGGGCTGTTCGGACTCGCCTTCCTCGTTCCGCGTCTCGGAAACGGGAAGTCGTTGCTCGCGGGGATGCTCACGCTCGGGTTCATGCTCCTCCCGCTCGTCGTCATCACCAGCCGCGAGGCGATGCTGGCGGTCCCCGACGAGTACCGAGACGCGAGTGCGGCACTCGGCGTCTCGAAGTGGCAGACGGTTCGAAGTATCGTCCTCCCGGCGGCGCTTCCGGGAATTGTCACGGGTATCATTCTCGGCGTCGGCCGCATCGCGGGCGAGACGGCACCGATTCTCTTGACGATGTCAGGGAGCGTCGCACCGCCCGGTAGCCAGACGGTCGACGTTATCGGTGGATTCGAGTTCACGGCGTCACCGCCGTTCGTGGACAATCCAGAACTTCTGAAGGCCACGTCGGCACTCCCGTACCAACTGTACTCTCTTATCACCGCGGGCGTCGGGCAGTCGTCCAACATCGGCAACATCGAACAGTTCCGATGGGCGACGGCGCTCATCCTGCTCGTCGTCGTTCTGAGCTTCTACGCGGTAGGTATTGCGACCCGGTACTACTTCCGGCGGAAACTGCAGCACGAGTGA
- the pstC gene encoding phosphate ABC transporter permease subunit PstC, which produces MTILPQYDGAGLRTAVRRELQRGRDFVDETEPDALVTVTVAAVSLLAAFVGFLAVSSLTAIPFAVFLVATGYGWIRHQELTARVLTLTTTISTILILGLILVFIFAEAWPTVEYATMTVFGIPIPGLRLFVETRWSPVTPPVRYSLVPMIHGTVLVTIIATAVAAPLGVAAALFLSEIAPRTVRELVKPGVEILAGIPSIVYGFIGFTILSPWASDQFDIVGQGTYLFVGVVVGLMALPTVVSVAEDALNSVPESMKSGSLALGTTDWQTMTSITLPAAFSGVSAAVLLGVGRAIGETMAATVMLRGSPGLTKPLYNVFYGNDTLTSLIAANYGDADGLQLSALFVAGVILFITVLLLSVGSQYIETRMRQKLGGAE; this is translated from the coding sequence ATGACCATACTCCCACAATACGACGGTGCTGGCCTGCGAACGGCGGTACGGCGCGAGCTTCAGCGAGGTCGTGACTTCGTCGACGAGACCGAACCGGATGCACTCGTCACGGTCACTGTCGCTGCGGTGTCGCTTCTCGCTGCGTTCGTCGGGTTTTTAGCCGTCTCGTCGCTGACGGCCATTCCGTTTGCCGTGTTCCTCGTCGCGACGGGATACGGCTGGATTCGGCACCAAGAATTGACCGCACGCGTGCTCACGCTGACGACGACGATTTCGACGATTCTGATACTCGGGCTCATCCTCGTGTTCATCTTCGCCGAGGCGTGGCCGACAGTCGAGTACGCGACGATGACCGTGTTCGGGATTCCGATTCCGGGACTCCGGCTCTTCGTCGAGACACGCTGGAGCCCGGTCACGCCGCCGGTACGCTACTCGCTAGTCCCGATGATTCACGGGACGGTGCTCGTCACCATCATCGCAACCGCCGTGGCGGCCCCGCTCGGTGTGGCCGCCGCGCTCTTCCTCAGTGAGATTGCACCGCGAACCGTCCGCGAACTCGTCAAACCCGGCGTCGAGATACTGGCCGGAATCCCGTCTATCGTCTACGGATTCATCGGATTCACTATCCTCAGCCCGTGGGCGTCGGACCAGTTCGACATCGTCGGACAGGGGACCTACCTGTTCGTCGGTGTCGTCGTCGGCCTGATGGCGCTTCCGACGGTCGTTTCGGTGGCCGAAGACGCGCTCAACAGCGTCCCCGAGTCGATGAAAAGCGGCTCGCTCGCGCTCGGAACGACCGACTGGCAGACGATGACCTCGATTACGTTGCCCGCAGCGTTTTCCGGCGTCTCGGCTGCCGTCCTCCTCGGTGTCGGTCGCGCGATTGGTGAGACCATGGCCGCAACGGTGATGCTTCGCGGAAGTCCGGGGCTGACGAAGCCACTTTACAACGTCTTCTACGGGAACGACACGCTGACGTCGCTCATCGCGGCGAACTACGGCGACGCCGACGGACTCCAGCTTTCTGCGCTGTTCGTCGCCGGCGTCATCCTGTTCATCACAGTGTTGCTCCTCAGCGTCGGCTCACAGTACATCGAGACGCGCATGCGCCAGAAACTCGGAGGTGCCGAATAA
- a CDS encoding PstS family phosphate ABC transporter substrate-binding protein, producing MAHDSQKLADSVSRREFIVASGAAGIAGLAGCSGQTGDTTTEAPATEEDTSTPETEEETPESTSEPSGPKMLTAEGSSTVYPIANRGSSYWNSNAPPSDGEYWGSSGEGTVPGWEDLGAPDMRLADYFASLYGFEPTETQANPPFATSIGLSHSGTGCKSARDGLVDIGNSSGPITAELGISEEKAKENYVDHVVGRDGQPVVVSKDIYDAGVTQLTGEEIKKIYQDDITNWKEVGGPDKEIYVVGRAEGSGTDTSFRLNMLGDADAPMPGVDTRKGQNQQVATVVQQNEGAIAYMALAFTGPQVKPIAINFEGTVYKPDKDAKNTIFDSSYPLNRDLHQYTTITEDTPSGTDKREAAFINMFLTTFGQKVFVEDNNYIPLPTKDIEAQKDKLPEQA from the coding sequence ATGGCGCACGACTCTCAGAAGTTGGCAGACAGCGTATCACGGCGGGAATTCATCGTTGCATCCGGTGCTGCGGGCATTGCTGGCCTTGCCGGCTGTTCGGGCCAGACGGGGGACACGACGACCGAAGCACCCGCGACCGAAGAAGATACGAGCACGCCGGAAACCGAAGAGGAAACGCCGGAGTCCACGAGTGAACCGAGCGGGCCGAAGATGCTCACTGCGGAAGGTTCCTCGACGGTCTACCCTATCGCGAACAGAGGGAGTTCCTACTGGAACTCCAACGCACCGCCGAGTGACGGCGAATACTGGGGTTCGAGCGGCGAAGGAACCGTCCCCGGCTGGGAGGACCTCGGTGCGCCCGATATGCGTCTCGCCGACTACTTCGCGAGCCTCTACGGCTTCGAGCCGACCGAAACGCAGGCGAACCCGCCGTTCGCGACCAGTATCGGTCTGAGCCACTCCGGGACCGGCTGTAAGTCCGCCCGCGACGGTCTCGTCGACATCGGCAACTCCTCCGGACCGATCACGGCCGAACTCGGAATTAGCGAGGAGAAGGCCAAGGAGAACTACGTCGACCACGTCGTCGGCCGCGACGGCCAGCCTGTCGTCGTCAGCAAGGATATCTACGACGCCGGTGTCACACAACTCACGGGCGAGGAAATCAAGAAAATCTACCAGGACGACATCACCAACTGGAAGGAAGTCGGCGGTCCGGACAAGGAGATCTACGTCGTCGGTCGCGCGGAAGGCTCCGGAACGGACACCTCGTTCCGCCTGAACATGCTCGGCGATGCCGACGCACCGATGCCGGGTGTCGACACCCGGAAAGGCCAGAATCAGCAGGTCGCAACCGTCGTTCAGCAGAACGAAGGTGCCATCGCGTACATGGCACTCGCCTTCACCGGCCCGCAGGTCAAGCCGATTGCAATCAACTTCGAGGGAACGGTCTACAAGCCCGACAAGGACGCTAAGAACACTATCTTCGACAGCTCCTACCCGCTCAACCGTGACCTCCACCAGTACACGACCATCACGGAGGACACGCCCAGCGGCACCGACAAGCGCGAGGCCGCCTTCATCAACATGTTCCTAACCACCTTCGGCCAGAAAGTGTTCGTCGAGGATAACAACTACATCCCGCTTCCGACGAAGGACATCGAGGCCCAGAAGGACAAGCTGCCGGAACAGGCGTAA
- the sod gene encoding superoxide dismutase encodes MSDYELDPLPYEYDALEPHISEQVLTWHHDTHHQGYVNGWNAAEETLEANREAGEFDSSAGAIRNVTHNGCGHILHDLFWQNMSPEGGDEPTGALADRIAEDFGSYEAWKGEFEAAAGAAGGWALLVYDSFSNQLRNVVVDKHDQGALWGSHPILALDVWEHSYYHDYGPARGDFISAFFEVVDWDVPAARYEQALERFE; translated from the coding sequence ATGTCTGACTACGAACTCGACCCACTTCCGTACGAGTACGACGCGCTGGAACCGCACATTTCCGAGCAGGTGCTGACGTGGCATCACGACACCCACCATCAGGGCTACGTCAACGGCTGGAACGCTGCTGAGGAAACCCTCGAAGCCAACCGCGAAGCAGGCGAGTTCGACTCGTCCGCTGGCGCGATTCGCAACGTCACCCACAACGGCTGTGGACACATTCTTCACGACCTCTTCTGGCAGAACATGTCGCCCGAAGGCGGCGACGAGCCGACGGGAGCGCTCGCAGACCGCATCGCCGAGGACTTCGGCTCTTACGAAGCCTGGAAGGGCGAATTCGAAGCCGCTGCCGGTGCCGCCGGTGGCTGGGCACTCCTCGTCTACGACTCGTTTTCGAACCAGCTTCGAAACGTCGTCGTCGACAAGCACGACCAGGGCGCACTCTGGGGCTCCCACCCCATCCTCGCACTGGACGTCTGGGAGCACTCCTACTACCACGACTACGGCCCGGCCCGCGGCGACTTCATCTCGGCATTCTTCGAAGTCGTCGACTGGGACGTCCCTGCAGCACGCTACGAACAGGCCCTCGAGCGCTTCGAATAG